In Rhizobium oryzihabitans, one DNA window encodes the following:
- a CDS encoding ImuA family protein: MQKRADQLLVVEELRERLERIGNGPQRLHETLPFGVDAIDHHLPGGGLKLGCLHEVSGGGNGAADGAAAALFAAGVAARLSGKVLWCVTRRDLFMPGLTQAGLSQNRVIIVECRDEKGVLDCFEEGLRCNGFGAVMGELAKLPMNASRRLQLAAETSGVTGIAIRRFRRAADAALFGEPTAAVTRWRVSVRPSSPLPVPGVGRPRWFLELLRCRGGESAEFEVEACDAKGRLALPADMADGSLPASFGQGRAAG; encoded by the coding sequence ATGCAAAAGCGCGCGGACCAGTTGCTCGTTGTCGAAGAGCTGCGTGAAAGGCTGGAAAGGATCGGTAACGGCCCTCAGCGCCTGCACGAGACCTTGCCTTTCGGCGTGGATGCCATCGACCATCACCTGCCGGGAGGCGGGCTGAAACTCGGTTGCCTGCATGAGGTGAGCGGCGGCGGCAATGGCGCTGCCGATGGTGCGGCGGCGGCCCTTTTTGCTGCCGGTGTGGCAGCAAGGCTGTCCGGCAAGGTTTTATGGTGCGTGACCCGGCGAGATCTGTTCATGCCGGGATTGACGCAGGCCGGGCTGTCGCAGAACCGGGTCATCATCGTTGAATGCCGCGATGAAAAAGGCGTGCTCGACTGTTTCGAGGAGGGCTTGCGCTGCAATGGTTTCGGCGCGGTGATGGGTGAATTGGCGAAGTTGCCGATGAATGCCTCGCGGCGGCTGCAACTGGCGGCGGAAACCTCTGGTGTTACCGGCATCGCCATCCGCCGTTTCCGGCGCGCGGCCGATGCGGCGCTGTTCGGCGAGCCGACGGCGGCGGTGACCCGCTGGCGTGTCTCGGTCCGGCCCTCTTCGCCCTTGCCGGTGCCGGGTGTGGGCAGGCCGCGCTGGTTTCTGGAACTTTTGCGATGTCGCGGCGGCGAAAGTGCTGAATTTGAAGTGGAAGCCTGTGATGCAAAGGGTCGTCTCGCTCTACCTGCCGACATGGCCGACGGATCGCTACCGGCGTCTTTCGGGCAAGGACGCGCCGCCGGTTGA
- a CDS encoding DUF1304 domain-containing protein codes for MIASILIAVVAAIHLYIVILEMLLWEKPAGRRAFGLSADFARQTKVLAANQGLYNGFLAAGLVYGLIQGDEGLSFKVFFLACVLVAGIFGAITANMKILFIQALPAVFALGFLWIGV; via the coding sequence ATGATCGCCAGCATTCTGATTGCCGTGGTTGCGGCCATCCATCTTTACATCGTCATTCTGGAAATGCTGCTGTGGGAAAAGCCCGCCGGCCGCAGGGCCTTCGGTCTTTCTGCGGATTTCGCCCGGCAGACGAAAGTGCTGGCCGCCAATCAGGGGCTTTATAACGGGTTTCTGGCCGCCGGGCTGGTCTATGGGCTGATCCAGGGTGATGAAGGGCTGAGCTTCAAGGTCTTCTTTCTTGCCTGCGTTCTGGTGGCCGGAATTTTTGGCGCCATCACCGCCAATATGAAAATCCTATTCATTCAGGCTTTGCCGGCCGTGTTCGCGCTCGGCTTCCTCTGGATCGGAGTATGA
- a CDS encoding glycerate kinase type-2 family protein produces MSTWNDASARDALNRIFMAAVASADPAKVLHHHLPSPPKGRCVVVGAGKASAAMAAALEAAWPHVDLSGVVVTRYGHAVPTTRIEIIEASHPVPDDMSAEAAKRILAAVEGLTADDMVIALISGGGSALMVAPAEGMTLADKMAVNRALLASGATISEMNAVRKHLSRIKGGRLALAAKPAKVVSLLISDVPGDDPSEIASGPTVADQSDIKTVREIVSRYELDLPETVRKVLEKGEETPKAGDIDEDVRMIAAPSLALQAAADEAVRLGLTPLILGDSLEGESKDVGAVMAGIALSASRKGLPLKGPAVLLSGGETTVTIGRGPAGKGGRNTEFLLSLALTLKGAEGIWAIAGDSDGIDGVEDAAGALVTPDTLVRMRNTGIDPRQSLVTHDSYTAFKAAGDLVVTGPTLTNVNDIRAILIG; encoded by the coding sequence ATGAGCACATGGAACGACGCGTCCGCAAGAGACGCCCTCAACCGGATATTCATGGCGGCAGTCGCGAGCGCCGATCCTGCAAAGGTGCTGCACCACCACCTTCCCTCCCCGCCCAAAGGCCGATGCGTGGTGGTGGGCGCGGGCAAGGCCTCGGCCGCCATGGCCGCAGCGCTGGAAGCGGCATGGCCGCATGTCGATCTTTCCGGTGTGGTGGTGACGCGTTACGGCCATGCTGTCCCGACCACACGCATCGAGATCATCGAAGCATCGCATCCGGTGCCTGACGATATGAGCGCGGAAGCGGCAAAACGCATTCTCGCCGCCGTTGAGGGGCTGACGGCAGACGACATGGTGATCGCGCTGATTTCCGGCGGCGGTTCGGCGCTGATGGTCGCCCCCGCCGAAGGCATGACGCTTGCGGACAAGATGGCCGTCAATCGTGCCCTGCTTGCCAGCGGCGCGACGATTTCCGAAATGAACGCCGTGCGCAAGCACCTCTCCCGCATCAAGGGTGGACGGCTGGCGCTGGCAGCCAAGCCGGCCAAGGTGGTGTCGCTGCTGATTTCCGATGTGCCGGGCGACGACCCCTCCGAAATTGCCTCCGGCCCAACGGTTGCCGATCAGAGCGACATTAAAACCGTGCGGGAAATCGTCTCGCGCTATGAACTCGACCTTCCCGAAACGGTGCGCAAAGTACTGGAAAAAGGTGAGGAAACACCGAAGGCCGGCGATATCGACGAGGATGTCAGGATGATCGCGGCACCCTCGCTCGCCCTGCAGGCGGCGGCTGATGAGGCCGTCAGGCTCGGCCTTACACCACTCATCCTCGGCGATTCCCTTGAAGGCGAATCCAAGGATGTCGGCGCCGTCATGGCCGGTATCGCACTGTCCGCCAGCCGCAAGGGTCTGCCGCTCAAAGGCCCGGCCGTGCTGCTTTCCGGCGGTGAAACCACGGTAACAATCGGCAGGGGGCCGGCTGGCAAGGGGGGCCGCAACACGGAATTCCTGCTGAGCCTTGCGCTGACACTGAAGGGCGCAGAGGGCATATGGGCCATTGCCGGCGACAGCGACGGCATTGACGGCGTCGAAGATGCAGCCGGCGCGCTGGTGACGCCGGATACGCTGGTGCGCATGCGCAATACCGGTATCGATCCGCGTCAGTCGCTCGTGACCCACGATAGCTATACCGCGTTCAAGGCAGCCGGCGATCTTGTGGTGACGGGTCCGACGCTGACGAATGTGAATGATATCAGGGCGATTTTGATCGGGTGA
- a CDS encoding Gfo/Idh/MocA family protein gives MAIEGKTTDKANRRIRLGMVGGGSGAFIGGVHRMAARLDNRFDLVAGALSSTPEKSIASGQELGLDPERCYGSFEEMAEKEALREDGIEAVAIVTPNHVHYPAAKAFLERGIHVICDKPLTSNLEDAKKLKEVADKADALFILTHNYTGYPMVRHARELVQTDALGTIRLVQMEYPQDWLTEAVEQTGAKQAVWRTDPAQSGVGGSTGDIGTHAYNLGCFISGLEADELAADVHTFVEGRRLDDNAHVMLRFKPNGGKQAAKGLLWCSQVAVGHENGLKIRVYGDKAGLEWTQADPNYLWFTKLGEPKQLITRGGAGAGAAAARVTRIPSGHPEGYLEAFATIYTEAAHAIEARRTGSALDKAVIYPTVDDGVKGVAFVTACVESGRKNGGWVKL, from the coding sequence ATGGCTATTGAAGGAAAAACAACCGACAAGGCGAACAGGCGCATTCGCCTTGGCATGGTGGGCGGCGGTTCTGGTGCATTTATCGGCGGCGTTCACCGCATGGCCGCGCGGCTCGACAATCGCTTCGATCTCGTGGCGGGTGCCCTGTCGTCCACGCCGGAAAAATCCATTGCCTCCGGGCAGGAGCTCGGGCTTGATCCGGAACGTTGCTATGGCTCGTTCGAGGAAATGGCCGAGAAGGAAGCACTTCGCGAGGATGGCATCGAGGCGGTCGCGATCGTCACGCCCAACCATGTGCACTATCCGGCGGCAAAGGCATTTCTGGAACGCGGCATCCATGTCATCTGCGACAAACCGCTGACCTCCAATCTGGAGGATGCCAAGAAGCTGAAGGAGGTGGCGGACAAGGCCGATGCGCTGTTCATCCTCACCCATAACTATACCGGTTATCCGATGGTTCGGCATGCACGGGAACTGGTACAGACCGACGCACTCGGGACTATCCGTCTGGTGCAGATGGAATATCCGCAGGACTGGCTGACGGAGGCGGTGGAACAGACGGGCGCGAAACAGGCCGTCTGGCGCACCGATCCGGCGCAATCCGGCGTCGGCGGCTCAACGGGCGATATCGGCACCCATGCCTATAATCTCGGCTGCTTCATTTCCGGTCTGGAAGCCGATGAGCTGGCGGCGGATGTGCACACTTTTGTCGAGGGCCGACGGCTGGATGACAATGCGCATGTGATGCTGCGCTTCAAACCCAATGGCGGCAAGCAGGCGGCCAAGGGTCTGCTCTGGTGCAGCCAGGTTGCGGTGGGTCACGAAAACGGGCTGAAAATCCGTGTTTACGGCGACAAGGCCGGTCTCGAGTGGACGCAGGCCGATCCGAACTATCTGTGGTTTACGAAGCTCGGTGAGCCGAAACAGCTCATCACCCGCGGTGGTGCCGGTGCAGGGGCCGCGGCCGCACGCGTCACCCGCATTCCTTCCGGCCATCCGGAAGGTTACCTTGAAGCTTTCGCGACCATCTATACCGAGGCCGCGCATGCCATCGAGGCTCGCCGCACCGGCTCGGCGTTGGACAAGGCGGTGATTTATCCGACAGTCGATGACGGAGTGAAAGGTGTCGCCTTCGTCACGGCGTGCGTTGAATCCGGCAGGAAGAATGGTGGTTGGGTGAAGCTGTAA
- a CDS encoding sugar phosphate isomerase/epimerase family protein, whose protein sequence is MRTIKGPGLFLGQFAGDAAPFNSWDGITKWAAEKGYAGVQVPTWAGQLIDLRKAAESKDYCDEFAGVARQNGVEVTELSTHLQGQLVAVHPAYDEAFDGFAAPEVRGNPKARQQWAVEQVKLALKASKNLGIKAHATFSGALAWPFIYPWPQRPAGLVETAFDELAKRWTPILDYADEQGVDVCYEIHPGEDLHDGVTFEMFLERVKNHKRANMLYDPSHYVLQCLDYLDNIDIYKDRIKMFHVKDAEFNPTGRQGVYGGYQSWVNRAGRFRSLGDGQVDFGAVFSRMAANDFDGWAVVEWECALKHPEDGAREGAEFVKHHIIRVTEKAFDDFASAGTDDAANRRMLGL, encoded by the coding sequence ATGAGAACGATCAAGGGGCCGGGTCTTTTTCTCGGTCAGTTTGCCGGTGATGCCGCACCTTTCAACAGCTGGGACGGCATTACCAAATGGGCGGCGGAAAAGGGTTACGCCGGTGTGCAGGTGCCGACCTGGGCCGGACAATTGATCGATCTCAGAAAAGCGGCGGAATCGAAGGATTATTGCGACGAATTCGCCGGTGTCGCCCGCCAGAATGGCGTTGAGGTGACCGAGCTTTCCACCCATTTGCAGGGCCAGCTGGTTGCCGTTCACCCGGCCTATGACGAGGCCTTTGACGGTTTTGCCGCGCCGGAAGTGCGCGGCAATCCGAAGGCCCGTCAGCAATGGGCGGTGGAGCAGGTGAAGCTGGCGCTGAAAGCCTCGAAGAATCTCGGCATCAAGGCCCATGCGACCTTTTCGGGCGCTCTCGCCTGGCCCTTCATCTATCCCTGGCCGCAGCGGCCGGCCGGTCTGGTGGAAACCGCCTTCGACGAGCTGGCGAAACGCTGGACACCGATCCTCGATTATGCCGATGAGCAGGGCGTGGATGTCTGCTACGAAATCCATCCGGGCGAAGACCTGCACGATGGCGTCACCTTCGAGATGTTTCTGGAACGGGTGAAGAACCACAAGCGCGCCAACATGCTCTACGACCCGTCGCATTACGTGCTGCAATGCCTCGATTATCTCGACAATATCGACATCTACAAAGACCGCATCAAGATGTTCCACGTCAAGGATGCCGAGTTCAATCCGACCGGCCGGCAGGGCGTTTATGGCGGTTACCAGAGCTGGGTCAACCGCGCGGGACGCTTCCGCTCGCTGGGGGATGGACAGGTTGATTTCGGTGCGGTCTTCTCCAGGATGGCGGCCAATGATTTCGACGGCTGGGCCGTGGTCGAGTGGGAATGCGCGCTGAAACACCCCGAAGACGGTGCCCGGGAAGGGGCCGAGTTCGTCAAGCACCATATCATCCGCGTCACCGAAAAAGCCTTTGATGACTTCGCATCTGCTGGCACCGACGATGCGGCCAACCGGCGCATGCTTGGGCTTTGA
- a CDS encoding ABC transporter ATP-binding protein — MASVELRDIAKSYASLDVIHGISLDITDGEFIALVGPSGCGKSTLLRMIAGLEEITDGDILIGGTVVNSMTPRERNIAMVFQSYALYPHMTVAENMGFNLKLAGQPKNVIEERVAEAARMLDLGKLLDRKPSQLSGGQRQRVAMGRAVVRNPAVFLFDEPLSNLDAKLRVQMRSEIKTLHQKVGTTSIYVTHDQIEAMTLADRVVVLNHGRIEQQGTPLELYKTPANLFVAAFIGSPAMNLIEGVVDGEGDQPAARLKDGTAIRIAATRKVKRGQPVTIGLRPEHIGSTVGGDISLSGRTVLVEPTGAQTHVVFELAGDQVTAVVDGEQLVKVNTPFAATVHHERVHVFDRASGLAL, encoded by the coding sequence ATGGCTTCCGTCGAACTGAGAGATATCGCCAAGTCCTATGCCTCGCTCGATGTCATTCACGGCATCTCGCTTGATATTACGGACGGTGAATTCATCGCGCTGGTCGGGCCTTCCGGCTGCGGCAAATCCACCCTGCTGCGCATGATTGCCGGGCTGGAGGAAATCACCGATGGGGATATTCTCATCGGCGGCACCGTCGTCAATTCCATGACGCCGCGTGAGCGCAACATCGCCATGGTGTTCCAGTCCTATGCGCTTTATCCGCATATGACGGTGGCTGAAAACATGGGCTTCAACCTGAAGCTGGCCGGCCAGCCAAAAAACGTCATTGAGGAGCGCGTGGCGGAAGCAGCCCGCATGCTTGATCTCGGCAAGCTGCTGGACCGCAAGCCCTCGCAGCTTTCCGGCGGCCAGCGTCAGCGCGTCGCCATGGGCCGCGCCGTGGTGCGCAATCCGGCCGTTTTCCTCTTCGATGAGCCGTTGTCCAATCTCGATGCGAAGCTGCGTGTGCAGATGCGGAGCGAAATCAAGACTTTGCACCAGAAGGTTGGAACGACTTCCATTTATGTCACGCATGACCAGATCGAGGCGATGACGCTGGCGGACCGGGTGGTGGTGCTCAATCACGGCCGTATCGAGCAGCAGGGCACGCCACTCGAACTTTACAAGACGCCTGCCAATCTCTTCGTTGCCGCCTTCATCGGCTCGCCGGCCATGAACCTCATCGAAGGCGTGGTCGATGGCGAGGGCGATCAGCCCGCCGCGCGTCTCAAGGACGGAACCGCGATCCGCATCGCCGCCACACGCAAGGTCAAGCGCGGCCAGCCGGTGACGATCGGTCTGAGACCGGAACATATCGGCTCGACCGTCGGCGGCGATATCTCGCTGTCCGGCAGGACGGTGCTGGTGGAGCCGACCGGTGCGCAGACGCATGTGGTCTTCGAACTGGCGGGCGATCAGGTGACGGCGGTGGTGGATGGTGAGCAGCTGGTCAAGGTTAACACCCCCTTTGCCGCCACTGTCCATCATGAGCGCGTCCACGTGTTCGACAGGGCGAGCGGGCTGGCGCTTTAG
- a CDS encoding carbohydrate ABC transporter permease: MTDTSTSVRMPLQTKLYLYISLSLIAAIVLIPLLTTALGGFKTLGDLRVNPFGVPAEWQWANYGDILFGKRYWLQIFNSLVIALLTVFLTLTVSAMAAFTFAHVKFFGSSFLLNYFLLGLMFPAATAILPLFIRIRDLGLLDTYWGVVLPQVAFGLGMSILLFRNYFRNLPEELFQAAFVDGCGYLRFFWHISMPLSRPIVATVGIVSFVGSWNSYILPLIMLNSESKYPWPLGIMVYRGEFGTEWQLVLAFITLTILPTVIVFFLAQKHIIAGLTAGAVKS; this comes from the coding sequence ATGACTGACACATCCACCTCCGTCCGCATGCCGCTGCAAACCAAGCTTTATCTTTACATATCGCTGAGCCTCATCGCGGCCATCGTGCTCATCCCGCTTCTGACCACGGCGCTCGGCGGCTTCAAGACGCTGGGAGACCTGCGCGTCAACCCGTTCGGCGTTCCGGCCGAATGGCAATGGGCCAATTACGGCGATATTCTCTTCGGCAAGCGCTACTGGCTGCAGATTTTCAACTCGCTGGTCATCGCGCTGTTGACGGTGTTCCTAACGCTGACCGTCTCGGCCATGGCCGCCTTCACCTTCGCGCATGTGAAGTTCTTCGGCTCGTCCTTCCTGCTGAATTATTTCCTGCTGGGGCTGATGTTCCCGGCGGCAACCGCGATCCTGCCGCTGTTCATCCGCATCCGCGATCTCGGCCTGCTCGACACCTATTGGGGTGTGGTGCTGCCGCAGGTGGCTTTCGGGCTCGGCATGAGCATTCTTTTGTTCCGCAATTATTTCCGCAATCTGCCGGAGGAGCTGTTTCAGGCCGCTTTCGTGGATGGTTGCGGCTATCTGCGCTTCTTCTGGCACATTTCGATGCCGCTCTCGCGGCCCATCGTGGCGACCGTCGGCATCGTCTCCTTCGTCGGCAGCTGGAACAGCTACATCCTGCCGCTGATCATGCTGAATTCGGAATCGAAATATCCCTGGCCGCTCGGCATCATGGTCTATCGCGGCGAATTCGGCACGGAATGGCAGCTCGTTCTCGCCTTCATCACGCTGACGATCCTGCCGACCGTCATCGTTTTCTTCCTCGCACAGAAACACATCATCGCGGGCCTGACGGCCGGTGCCGTCAAATCGTGA